A single window of Entomoplasma ellychniae DNA harbors:
- a CDS encoding HAD family hydrolase has translation MVKMIIVDIDGTILHKNKIHSRTIEAVQYAKSLNIPFVIATGRNITTIKPIAEKLGVFNEGHYFIGQNGGQVFKYLKNGEFCIEYTDVLDNEVAKIIFKKAKANKIKVFAYSEYEKHAYCTNKMGAFTTFMKFKSKRQKLLSIKQIDQNSAISKCVCFGNSKNMKNFRSSIDELNLSIFDFSYVSNAHANIEINPPGVNKAKGIKFICDDMKIDPKDVIYFGDGDNDIAALEFVGHGVAMINAKTKVKSHAKYITDLPVQEGGVGEYLFKNIFEK, from the coding sequence ATGGTTAAAATGATAATAGTAGATATTGATGGAACTATTTTGCATAAAAATAAAATTCATTCAAGAACTATTGAAGCTGTGCAATATGCAAAGTCTTTAAATATTCCTTTTGTAATAGCTACAGGTAGAAACATAACTACTATAAAACCAATTGCTGAAAAATTAGGTGTTTTTAATGAAGGACATTATTTTATTGGTCAAAATGGTGGTCAAGTTTTTAAATATTTAAAAAATGGTGAGTTTTGTATTGAGTACACTGATGTTTTAGATAATGAAGTAGCAAAAATTATATTTAAAAAAGCAAAAGCGAACAAAATTAAAGTTTTTGCATATTCTGAGTATGAAAAACATGCTTATTGTACAAATAAAATGGGTGCTTTCACAACATTCATGAAATTTAAATCTAAACGTCAAAAACTTTTAAGCATCAAACAAATTGATCAAAACTCAGCTATTTCTAAATGCGTATGCTTTGGTAATTCTAAAAATATGAAAAATTTTAGAAGTTCAATTGATGAACTTAATTTATCTATTTTTGATTTTAGTTATGTATCAAATGCTCATGCTAATATTGAAATTAACCCACCTGGTGTTAATAAAGCTAAAGGTATAAAATTTATTTGTGATGATATGAAAATTGATCCAAAAGATGTAATATACTTTGGTGATGGTGATAATGATATTGCTGCTTTAGAATTTGTTGGTCATGGTGTTGCTATGATAAATGCAAAAACAAAAGTAAAAAGTCATGCTAAATACATTACAGATCTACCAGTTCAAGAAGGTGGAGTTGGAGAATATCTTTTTAAAAATATTTTTGAAAAATAA
- the gpmI gene encoding 2,3-bisphosphoglycerate-independent phosphoglycerate mutase, giving the protein MKSKRPVILAILDGWGIEAPAKGNAVDNANQKFVNEMKNTYPWVEAHASGKWVGLPEGQMGNSEVGHIHLGSGRINMESLAKLNNEVEINGFATNEVIQTTFAYVLKHDSTLHLMGLFSDGGVHAHMLHAMSLYKHAIKAGIKKIAFDLITDGRDTEPKVAKQYIQQLLDLIKANNNIGVISSIHGRYYAMDRDKRFERSAVSYEVLTKRTSQVKSFTDPLDYIQSAYDGGLDDEMIVPAYNANIIGGELKQNDAMLFFNFRPDRAIQIASVITNKDYASWKDESFKNLEFIGDKIMFVSTMKYSDSVTSQWIAYPPTPLINTLGEYVAAIGLKQLRIAETEKIAHVTFFFDGGNDYFKNGLATQDEIKLTNASLDLISSPKVATYDLKPEMSAKEITDWLIKERKKDEFDLIVLNFANCDMVGHTGDYQATVKGVKVLDEQLKRIHDEFVLKHNGVMIITADHGNAEVMIDEKNGPNKKHTTSLVPIIVTDKTIKLDDQDPAIVKIAPTILEILGVEIPKEMTQPSMIKK; this is encoded by the coding sequence ATGAAAAGTAAAAGACCAGTTATTTTAGCTATTTTAGATGGTTGAGGAATTGAAGCTCCAGCCAAAGGAAATGCTGTTGATAATGCAAATCAAAAATTTGTTAATGAAATGAAAAATACATACCCATGAGTTGAAGCACATGCTTCAGGAAAATGAGTAGGTTTACCCGAAGGACAAATGGGAAACTCAGAAGTTGGTCATATTCATTTAGGTTCAGGAAGAATCAATATGGAATCTTTAGCTAAACTAAACAATGAAGTTGAAATTAATGGTTTTGCCACTAATGAAGTTATTCAGACAACTTTTGCTTATGTACTAAAACACGACTCAACATTGCATTTAATGGGGTTATTTTCAGATGGTGGAGTTCATGCTCACATGTTACATGCAATGTCATTATACAAACATGCAATTAAAGCAGGGATTAAAAAAATCGCATTTGATTTAATTACTGATGGAAGAGATACTGAACCTAAAGTTGCAAAACAATACATTCAACAATTATTAGATTTAATTAAAGCAAATAATAACATTGGTGTAATTAGTTCAATACATGGTAGATACTATGCAATGGATAGAGATAAAAGATTTGAAAGAAGTGCTGTTTCATATGAAGTATTAACGAAAAGAACTTCACAAGTAAAATCATTTACTGACCCATTGGATTATATACAATCAGCATATGATGGTGGGTTGGATGATGAAATGATTGTTCCTGCTTACAATGCAAATATTATTGGTGGAGAATTAAAACAAAATGATGCAATGTTATTCTTCAACTTTAGACCCGATAGAGCTATTCAAATAGCTTCTGTTATAACTAATAAAGATTATGCTTCATGGAAAGATGAATCATTTAAAAACTTAGAATTTATTGGAGACAAGATTATGTTTGTTTCAACAATGAAATATTCAGATAGTGTAACTTCGCAATGAATAGCTTATCCTCCAACCCCTCTGATTAACACTCTTGGTGAGTATGTTGCTGCAATTGGGTTAAAACAATTAAGAATTGCTGAAACAGAAAAAATTGCTCATGTTACATTCTTTTTTGATGGAGGAAATGACTATTTTAAAAATGGTCTAGCAACACAAGATGAAATTAAATTAACCAATGCAAGTCTTGATTTAATTTCATCACCAAAAGTTGCAACTTATGATTTAAAACCTGAAATGTCTGCAAAAGAAATTACGGACTGATTAATAAAAGAAAGAAAAAAAGATGAGTTTGACTTAATTGTGTTAAACTTTGCAAATTGTGATATGGTTGGACACACTGGTGATTATCAAGCTACTGTTAAAGGTGTAAAAGTTTTAGACGAACAATTAAAAAGAATTCATGATGAATTTGTGTTAAAACATAATGGAGTTATGATTATAACAGCTGATCATGGAAATGCTGAAGTTATGATTGATGAAAAAAATGGCCCTAATAAAAAGCACACAACAAGTTTAGTTCCAATTATTGTTACTGATAAAACTATTAAACTCGATGATCAAGATCCAGCTATTGTAAAAATAGCACCAACAATTTTAGAAATTTTGGGTGTAGAAATCCCAAAAGAAATGACACAACCTTCAATGATTAAAAAATAG
- the potCD gene encoding spermidine/putrescine ABC transporter permease/substrate-binding protein, protein MKRLFKSSYFALIILLIYLPIGIMVIFSFNSGNTVSSWMGFSTKWYEQFFQDSTFIKSIITSLFVAVVSTAISLVIGVSAAIGLSKLDKRKRNKWLTISNVPLINADIITAVALMVVFLLCGIKFGIFTLIMAHISFNVPYVIITVMPRLRKIDQGIIEASNDLGAKSSTVIFKVILPILKPAIILAAFIAFAMSFDDFIISYFTGGDQQNVSGFIYAAKRIKPFIFAFGTLTVAIIALAVLVYNAFLIVGEKQEETIAQIKNGTYKQKEIYKLQSKLNLAKSNLENLSIIKKSYSIKLWVQYWILSLKLWRASLKNYDKKISVLEWKRYKLQTEINNEKKYKSKLLKNQKKELTLRKQKALAKDVKKAAKYSIDLEKIIEEIEFLTEEIEWMKARDDKAVIKAKSINDKLQSLISDFNQEVEPSKSTIKWYTKKIKYYKDWKIEVEEGKNNYKLKLVVEKLKEIKKNNENKISNLSSKKDLIWTQIYRQQPILVGYKDLKQTKKLSIIENYENKIKKTIDKIQFKITPIQMKIAKKSNEFYNIETEDVRYTKNWFTRSWKVLLVSLIGLASFSALTVAFIKNNIYDLTVGNWGEYIDRTIIKDFEKEYKVKVNYQEYDSNETLYNKLYTFSYDLMVPSDYMVQKLAEENKLEQLDYSKLNVWSEAFEYLDQSDAKKTHEGINKQPVDSKTETKEKTKPLQIVSSLLDVMGNSRVNLDSVDIPEHSLNTGTIADYALNYFWGDLTIVINPNSKGRDGGDNIKWLFDNYRDAVGVVDESGTLSALKVDDVYDATKTYGVINFELSWDILWKAADAGKKVVINEDPKNLFAIGGQKLFGKGNLKNKSEIDDIAEELKTLVYKPNVGLEGDSLIQTAGEGRFDFAVMYNGDAANANALYNGESEPEEDEVEEVDEESLIAEEITENEKVYFLYGRPNKYNQAKNFRETTNIYSDNMVMSKNAKNKDLAYKFMNFIIANAEELSNFTGTPTPYVETLQSATEQGATFEKYKNLFLPIVMKGQQLIEGNLEPFFYNGKIDDYLVDEYTNLIAGKQ, encoded by the coding sequence ATGAAAAGACTCTTCAAATCAAGTTACTTTGCTTTAATCATATTATTAATATACCTTCCTATAGGTATTATGGTGATATTTTCTTTTAACTCAGGAAATACAGTTTCTAGCTGAATGGGATTTAGTACAAAATGATATGAGCAATTTTTTCAAGATTCAACTTTTATTAAATCAATTATAACTTCATTGTTTGTAGCTGTTGTATCAACTGCTATTTCGTTAGTTATTGGAGTTAGTGCAGCAATTGGTTTATCAAAACTTGATAAACGAAAAAGAAATAAATGATTAACTATTTCAAATGTGCCTTTAATTAATGCTGACATCATTACAGCTGTTGCTTTAATGGTCGTATTTTTATTGTGTGGTATAAAGTTTGGCATATTTACACTAATTATGGCTCATATATCATTTAACGTCCCATATGTAATTATTACAGTCATGCCGCGTTTAAGAAAAATAGACCAAGGGATTATTGAAGCTTCTAATGATTTAGGAGCTAAAAGCTCTACTGTAATATTTAAAGTTATATTACCAATTTTAAAACCAGCTATCATTTTAGCCGCGTTTATTGCATTTGCAATGAGTTTTGATGACTTTATAATTTCTTATTTTACAGGTGGAGATCAACAGAATGTATCTGGATTTATTTATGCAGCCAAAAGAATTAAGCCATTTATATTTGCTTTTGGAACATTAACAGTAGCAATTATTGCATTAGCTGTTTTAGTATATAACGCATTTTTGATTGTTGGAGAAAAACAAGAAGAAACTATAGCTCAAATTAAAAATGGAACTTATAAACAAAAAGAAATTTATAAATTACAATCAAAACTTAATTTAGCAAAATCAAACTTAGAGAATTTATCTATTATTAAAAAGTCTTATAGTATTAAACTATGAGTGCAATATTGAATATTAAGTTTAAAATTGTGAAGAGCAAGTTTAAAAAATTATGATAAAAAAATATCTGTTTTAGAATGAAAAAGATATAAATTACAAACAGAAATTAATAATGAAAAAAAATATAAATCTAAATTATTAAAAAATCAAAAAAAAGAGTTAACTTTGAGAAAACAAAAAGCTTTAGCTAAAGATGTTAAAAAAGCTGCTAAGTATTCTATTGACTTAGAAAAAATCATTGAAGAGATTGAGTTTTTAACAGAAGAGATTGAGTGAATGAAAGCTCGTGATGATAAAGCTGTAATTAAAGCTAAGTCAATAAATGATAAATTGCAAAGCTTAATATCTGATTTTAATCAAGAAGTTGAACCAAGTAAATCAACAATTAAATGATATACAAAAAAAATTAAATATTACAAAGATTGAAAAATTGAAGTTGAAGAAGGTAAAAACAATTACAAGTTAAAATTAGTTGTTGAAAAACTAAAAGAAATTAAAAAGAATAATGAAAATAAAATTTCTAATTTATCTTCAAAAAAAGATTTAATTTGAACCCAAATTTATCGTCAACAACCAATTCTTGTTGGTTATAAAGATTTGAAACAAACAAAAAAACTATCAATAATTGAAAATTATGAAAATAAAATTAAAAAAACAATAGATAAAATTCAATTTAAAATTACACCAATTCAAATGAAAATAGCGAAAAAATCAAATGAATTTTATAACATTGAAACTGAAGATGTTAGATATACAAAAAATTGATTTACAAGAAGTTGAAAAGTTTTATTAGTATCGTTAATTGGTCTAGCATCTTTTTCAGCATTAACTGTAGCATTTATTAAAAACAATATTTATGATTTAACAGTTGGTAACTGAGGGGAATATATCGATCGAACAATTATTAAAGATTTTGAAAAAGAATATAAAGTAAAAGTTAATTATCAAGAATATGATTCAAATGAAACTTTGTATAATAAACTTTACACATTTTCTTATGATTTAATGGTACCAAGTGATTATATGGTTCAAAAGCTTGCTGAAGAAAATAAGTTAGAACAATTAGATTACTCTAAGTTGAACGTTTGATCAGAAGCATTTGAATATCTGGACCAAAGTGATGCAAAAAAAACTCATGAAGGTATTAATAAACAACCAGTTGATTCAAAAACAGAAACAAAAGAAAAAACTAAGCCTTTACAAATTGTTAGTTCTCTTTTAGATGTTATGGGAAATAGTAGAGTTAATTTAGATTCTGTTGATATTCCAGAACATAGTTTAAATACTGGAACAATAGCAGATTATGCTTTAAACTACTTTTGAGGTGATTTAACTATAGTAATTAATCCTAATTCAAAAGGTCGTGATGGCGGAGATAACATTAAATGATTATTTGATAACTATCGCGATGCTGTTGGTGTTGTTGATGAAAGTGGAACATTATCTGCTTTAAAAGTTGATGATGTTTATGATGCTACTAAAACATATGGAGTTATTAATTTTGAATTATCATGAGATATCTTATGAAAAGCAGCTGATGCTGGTAAAAAAGTTGTTATAAATGAAGATCCTAAGAATCTATTTGCTATTGGTGGTCAAAAATTATTTGGTAAAGGTAATCTTAAAAATAAATCAGAAATTGATGATATTGCAGAAGAATTAAAAACTTTAGTTTATAAACCAAATGTTGGTCTTGAAGGTGATTCTTTAATTCAAACTGCTGGTGAAGGTAGATTTGATTTTGCAGTCATGTACAATGGAGATGCTGCCAATGCTAATGCTTTATATAATGGCGAGAGCGAACCAGAAGAAGATGAAGTAGAAGAAGTAGATGAAGAAAGTTTGATTGCTGAAGAAATTACTGAAAATGAAAAAGTTTATTTCTTATATGGAAGACCAAATAAATACAATCAAGCAAAAAACTTTAGAGAAACAACTAATATTTATTCAGATAATATGGTTATGTCTAAAAATGCTAAAAATAAAGATTTAGCTTATAAATTTATGAATTTTATAATTGCTAATGCTGAAGAGTTGTCTAATTTTACAGGTACTCCAACACCTTATGTTGAAACTTTACAATCTGCAACTGAGCAAGGTGCAACTTTTGAAAAATATAAAAACTTATTTTTACCAATAGTTATGAAAGGTCAACAACTAATTGAAGGAAATCTTGAACCATTTTTCTATAATGGAAAAATAGATGATTATCTAGTTGATGAATATACAAATTTAATTGCTGGTAAACAATAA
- a CDS encoding HAD-IIB family hydrolase yields MKEIKLLALDMDGTSYHKMAGIILDNVEPIKKAIAKGVKLAFVTGRPAVSKLNELEKYGFDKDSEIIVGCNGGCIYDLKNHKVIESNCIDSITAKAVFEEALKHNACMWGYTDDLNKVVVTKNSINSKDYILEKGFFDGEVLFYEDVKNDFSFKFFKLLGFQGNEKLYNLLEENFDLNISTNDNLIGEINVKGINKAYALKWLSNFYNIPVDNMAAIGDGMNDYPMIQIAGIGVGIANSVQPIKDIADVYINKTNVEGAVKEFIETYILGEK; encoded by the coding sequence ATGAAAGAAATTAAACTATTAGCTTTAGATATGGATGGAACTTCATATCATAAAATGGCAGGTATTATTTTAGATAATGTAGAGCCTATTAAAAAAGCAATTGCAAAAGGTGTTAAATTAGCTTTTGTAACAGGTAGACCAGCTGTTTCAAAATTAAATGAATTAGAAAAATATGGTTTTGATAAAGATAGTGAAATTATTGTTGGTTGTAATGGGGGATGTATTTATGATTTAAAAAATCATAAAGTTATAGAATCAAATTGTATTGATTCAATTACAGCTAAAGCAGTTTTTGAAGAAGCTTTAAAACATAATGCTTGCATGTGAGGATACACTGATGATCTAAATAAAGTAGTTGTTACTAAAAATTCAATAAATAGTAAAGACTATATTTTAGAAAAAGGTTTTTTTGATGGTGAAGTATTATTTTATGAAGATGTTAAAAATGACTTTAGTTTTAAGTTTTTTAAACTGTTAGGTTTTCAAGGTAATGAAAAATTATATAATTTATTAGAAGAAAATTTTGATTTAAACATTTCAACTAATGATAATTTAATTGGGGAAATAAATGTTAAAGGAATAAATAAAGCATATGCTTTGAAATGATTATCAAATTTCTATAACATTCCTGTTGACAACATGGCTGCTATTGGGGATGGGATGAATGATTATCCGATGATTCAAATTGCTGGAATTGGGGTTGGTATTGCAAATTCAGTTCAACCTATTAAAGATATAGCTGATGTTTATATTAATAAAACAAATGTTGAAGGTGCTGTTAAAGAGTTCATTGAAACATATATATTAGGAGAGAAATAA
- the potB gene encoding spermidine/putrescine ABC transporter permease translates to MSKAKQKNNEKELTWLNSSIQVNYKTEIKPIANLKNDKIKPLTKKEKQDLDSKFKEEKRLLKLQQKAKESFDKDELEEEIDLQIAEAKKQSIKDRVQKYGGMLKSKSFFHKIGKKTTPILLPFFIVMIFLVILPIVAIIIYSVIQPTNDLSMFKVTLQNYLDLFSNKNIMLALGVTLFYALISSLMCILIGYPIALIMSQLRSKMVAKNVWLLVTLPMWISMIMKVLGFRSLFLLLAPSMLGTQVAIIIGMTYMFLPFAIPPIYDALESRIKDIEEAAQDLGCSKNKTFWVITLRSSVPGIITAFTLVLLQTATSLIVVQYMGDGKINLISKIIESYFLKGSNFGAGAAISVVLAAIVLIIMLASKFISNKFENKGGKKWKDSSNQVTLL, encoded by the coding sequence ATGAGTAAAGCAAAACAAAAAAATAACGAAAAAGAATTAACATGATTAAATTCTTCTATTCAAGTAAACTATAAAACTGAAATTAAGCCTATTGCCAATTTAAAAAATGACAAAATTAAACCGTTAACTAAAAAAGAAAAACAAGACTTGGATAGTAAATTCAAAGAGGAAAAAAGATTATTAAAACTTCAACAAAAAGCAAAAGAATCTTTTGATAAAGATGAACTTGAAGAAGAAATAGATCTTCAAATTGCAGAAGCTAAAAAGCAAAGTATTAAAGATAGAGTTCAAAAATATGGTGGGATGTTAAAATCAAAAAGTTTTTTTCATAAAATAGGTAAAAAAACAACACCTATATTATTGCCTTTTTTTATTGTGATGATATTTTTAGTAATTTTACCAATTGTTGCAATTATAATTTATTCAGTTATTCAACCAACAAATGATTTATCAATGTTCAAAGTAACGCTACAAAATTATTTGGATTTATTTAGCAATAAAAATATAATGCTTGCATTAGGTGTAACTTTATTTTATGCTTTAATATCATCTTTAATGTGTATTTTAATAGGTTACCCAATAGCTTTAATTATGTCTCAATTACGATCAAAAATGGTTGCAAAAAATGTTTGACTATTGGTAACTCTACCAATGTGAATTTCAATGATTATGAAAGTTTTAGGTTTTAGAAGTTTATTTTTACTTCTAGCACCAAGTATGCTAGGAACTCAAGTTGCAATTATTATTGGTATGACTTATATGTTTTTACCATTTGCTATTCCACCAATATACGATGCTTTGGAATCAAGAATTAAAGATATCGAAGAAGCTGCTCAAGATTTGGGGTGCTCAAAAAACAAAACTTTTTGAGTTATCACTTTAAGATCATCAGTCCCTGGGATAATAACTGCTTTTACTCTTGTTTTATTACAAACAGCAACATCTTTAATAGTTGTTCAGTATATGGGTGATGGAAAAATAAATTTAATATCAAAAATTATTGAGTCATACTTTTTAAAAGGAAGTAATTTTGGGGCTGGTGCAGCCATTAGTGTTGTTTTAGCAGCAATAGTATTAATAATTATGTTAGCTTCTAAATTTATTAGTAATAAATTTGAAAATAAAGGAGGTAAAAAATGAAAAGACTCTTCAAATCAAGTTACTTTGCTTTAA
- the potA gene encoding spermidine/putrescine ABC transporter ATP-binding protein gives MEKNILELRNVTKEYDGKVVLKGIDLNIKEGEFITLLGPSGCGKTTTLRIIAGFEKANAGQIMYEGKDLTPIPINKRQFNTIFQSYALFPHLNVFDNVAFGLRTKKVKRAILEKEVLKQLEQVGLKGFEERRVQDLSGGQKQRVAIARALVMKPRVLLLDEPLAALDVQLRQQMREELKRLQEEIGITFIMVSHDQEEALSISDRVVVLNNGVIQQIGTPEDIYNEPESLWVAKFVGQSNLIEDGEFVEDHKVKIDNKQFYCDDTNFGENETGVDIVIRPEDIEIKKGGTGFFKGKVVRTTFKGVFWEVLVETKSGREWKIQTTQTFEMDDIVSLKWNDQSIHVMWKEI, from the coding sequence ATGGAAAAAAATATTTTAGAGTTACGTAACGTAACCAAAGAATATGATGGTAAAGTAGTTCTAAAAGGAATAGATTTAAACATAAAAGAGGGTGAATTTATTACTTTACTAGGACCATCAGGTTGTGGTAAGACCACAACTTTAAGAATTATTGCAGGATTTGAAAAAGCTAATGCTGGACAAATAATGTATGAAGGGAAAGACTTAACACCTATTCCTATAAACAAAAGACAATTTAATACTATATTTCAATCATATGCATTATTTCCTCACTTAAATGTGTTTGATAATGTAGCTTTTGGATTGAGAACTAAAAAAGTAAAAAGAGCTATTTTAGAAAAAGAAGTTTTAAAACAATTAGAACAAGTTGGTTTAAAAGGTTTTGAAGAAAGAAGAGTTCAAGATCTTTCTGGTGGTCAAAAACAACGAGTTGCTATTGCACGAGCTTTAGTTATGAAGCCTAGAGTTTTACTTTTAGATGAACCTTTAGCAGCATTAGATGTTCAATTAAGACAACAAATGCGCGAAGAATTAAAAAGATTACAAGAAGAAATTGGAATTACTTTTATTATGGTTTCTCATGACCAAGAAGAAGCTTTAAGTATTTCTGATAGAGTAGTTGTGCTTAATAACGGTGTCATTCAACAAATTGGAACACCAGAAGATATTTATAATGAACCAGAAAGTTTATGAGTAGCAAAGTTTGTAGGTCAGTCAAATTTAATTGAAGATGGTGAATTTGTTGAAGATCATAAAGTTAAAATTGATAATAAACAATTTTATTGTGATGATACAAACTTTGGAGAAAATGAGACTGGTGTTGATATTGTTATAAGACCAGAAGATATAGAAATTAAAAAAGGCGGCACTGGATTTTTTAAAGGCAAAGTTGTAAGAACAACTTTTAAAGGTGTTTTTTGAGAAGTTTTAGTTGAAACAAAAAGTGGCAGAGAGTGAAAAATTCAAACTACACAAACTTTTGAAATGGATGATATTGTTTCATTAAAATGAAACGATCAATCAATTCACGTTATGTGAAAAGAGATTTAA
- a CDS encoding Pr6Pr family membrane protein, which translates to MKHIQNNSHTFAFKIENTITKRQNSFKKNKFYWRTLFKILFVLIMTITILDMYIRSSVWNILYVHQINGLLAKGEVITLDDILTYGVLHNARWIAKKEYISTTINFVQASQGLKAIFNPFEQINSLSSYFTVLSNILITVWMYTSLIKPHNESKKGLLSEKASIITATLITITGIIYNAFLRGVSMSSSNAYLWEKILSHVSNEILHTIAPLLFVLYVLFFMKHQNAQKVTFKNFSKTLLVIICILLAYGAYAILRGMIKQTAGTPIDIAYPYFFLQVTNPLILGLPGYVWFVIFIVILIVISLVFSIFYQSIIYLTNKNKLN; encoded by the coding sequence ATGAAACATATACAAAACAATAGTCACACCTTTGCTTTTAAAATAGAAAACACTATAACAAAAAGACAAAATTCGTTCAAAAAAAATAAATTTTATTGAAGAACATTATTTAAAATATTATTTGTATTAATTATGACAATAACTATTTTAGATATGTATATTAGAAGTTCTGTTTGAAATATTTTATATGTTCACCAAATTAATGGATTGCTTGCAAAAGGCGAAGTTATAACATTAGATGATATATTAACATATGGTGTTTTGCATAATGCCCGATGAATTGCTAAAAAAGAGTACATTTCAACAACAATAAATTTTGTTCAAGCATCTCAAGGTTTAAAAGCTATATTTAACCCATTTGAACAAATTAACAGTTTATCATCTTATTTTACTGTTTTATCAAACATTTTAATCACTGTGTGAATGTATACATCTCTAATTAAACCTCATAATGAGTCTAAAAAAGGATTGCTTAGTGAGAAAGCATCAATTATTACAGCTACTTTAATTACAATTACAGGAATTATTTACAATGCATTTTTAAGAGGAGTCTCAATGTCATCATCTAATGCTTATTTATGAGAAAAAATTTTATCACATGTCTCAAATGAAATACTACACACAATAGCACCATTATTATTTGTATTATATGTTTTATTCTTTATGAAACACCAAAATGCACAAAAAGTAACTTTTAAAAATTTTTCAAAAACACTATTAGTAATCATATGTATATTATTAGCATATGGTGCTTATGCAATTTTACGAGGAATGATAAAACAAACAGCAGGCACTCCAATTGATATTGCTTATCCGTATTTCTTTTTACAAGTTACAAACCCTTTAATATTAGGATTGCCAGGATATGTTTGATTTGTAATATTTATTGTGATATTAATAGTTATATCTTTAGTGTTTTCAATTTTTTATCAATCAATTATTTATTTAACAAATAAAAATAAACTGAATTAG
- the tpiA gene encoding triose-phosphate isomerase produces the protein MRQKVIFGNWKMNGNKEGLISFLKKVEKAIKKSDVKAGLALPFTLLETGINKAKIIDIAAQNVHFATNGAYTGEVSIAMLKEINTKYVVIGHSERREMFGETDDTVNKKAIELIKAGITPIICCGETLEIKEAKKTVTWVNGQIKKAYKNISPSDALKTIIAYEPIWAIGTGKTATANDAEIVCQKIRENLAKIYDEKVADQITIQYGGSVNPSNISELMSQKNIDGALVGGASLKADDFIALINYKK, from the coding sequence ATGAGACAAAAAGTAATTTTTGGAAACTGAAAAATGAATGGGAACAAAGAAGGATTAATTTCTTTTTTAAAAAAAGTAGAAAAAGCAATTAAAAAGTCTGATGTTAAAGCAGGATTAGCTTTACCATTTACTTTATTAGAAACTGGGATCAATAAAGCAAAAATTATTGACATTGCTGCACAAAATGTGCACTTTGCAACTAATGGAGCTTACACTGGAGAAGTGTCAATTGCAATGCTAAAAGAAATCAACACTAAATATGTTGTGATTGGTCATTCTGAAAGAAGAGAAATGTTTGGTGAAACTGATGATACTGTAAATAAAAAAGCTATTGAACTTATTAAAGCAGGAATCACTCCGATTATTTGTTGTGGTGAAACTTTAGAAATTAAAGAAGCTAAAAAAACTGTAACTTGAGTTAATGGTCAAATTAAAAAAGCTTATAAAAATATTTCACCAAGTGATGCCTTAAAAACTATTATTGCATATGAGCCAATTTGAGCAATTGGAACTGGTAAAACTGCAACTGCAAATGATGCTGAAATTGTTTGTCAAAAAATTAGAGAAAACTTAGCAAAAATTTATGATGAAAAAGTTGCTGATCAAATAACTATTCAATATGGTGGAAGTGTTAATCCTTCAAACATTTCTGAATTAATGTCACAAAAAAATATTGATGGAGCATTAGTTGGTGGAGCTAGTTTAAAAGCAGATGATTTTATTGCTTTAATCAACTATAAAAAATAA